The following nucleotide sequence is from Takifugu flavidus isolate HTHZ2018 chromosome 4, ASM371156v2, whole genome shotgun sequence.
GATGTACCCAGGACTCCCATCCCACGCCGACATGCAAGGCATCCCGGACGGCCACTGCCAAGACCCTTACCTCAAAGACGACACGGGCTGCGAGTCACCTGAGTCGCCGGAGGCCCAGCAGATCCTCGGGGcccaccatcacctccagggGCCGCACAGCCGCCACGACAGGAGATCGGGAGTCGAATCCCACTTCTCCGACGAGCAGCTGGTGTCCATGTCCGTGCGGGAGCTGAACCGGCTCCTCAGAGGCCTCAGCAAAGACGAGGTGATGCGGCTGAAGCAGAAGCGCCGGACCCTGAAGAACCGGGGTTACGCACAGTCCTGCCGCTACAAGCGCGTCCAGCAGAAACACATTCTGGAGCACGAAAAGAGCAGCCTGGTGTCACAGGTCGAGCAGCTGAAACTGGAACTCAACAGACTCATCCGTGAGAGGGACGCGTACAAAATGAAATGTGAGAAACTGTCCGGCGCGAACTGTTATCACGAAACCGGGTCCACCAGTGACAATCCTTCCTCCCCCGAATATTCCATGTGAGTTCGCTCATTTCTCGGAGAACTGGTTTATATTTCAGAAGGCATTATGTTGACAACCGGCCTTACAAGCAATCCTGCGACGTCACCAAGCTGTATGTGCATTATTACTGGACATATCATTCAGATAATTGTAATAGATCCTAGTAGACAAGAAGTTACTAATAGAAAACTGTAATGAGGCATGCATGCAGGACATgtatgagatttttttttctacaaacTCTGTATTTTGACTGAAGGAATATACTTGAAATCATAGAATATCACACTTTTCCTATCTGATTTTAACCCCGCTGCTTCAGTTACTGTTTAGTCTTCTGATGATTTGTGCTTtgcttttagttttttttgtaGCCCAAATGATATTTTGTACTAATACTTCATGAAAACCGGACAAACATCCCGAGACGAATGATCGAGGAGGACGTTTCTGTCGTTTTACGAAGCGGATTCTGCTGGGCAGATGTCTTTAtttgcctttctttttttatgataatatataaatatgcaaATTGCTTTTCATCAGCCATGTTTTTGATTTGTTATGGATCAATAAACCTACTGCAACTTTTTAAAACTGGCCTTTGAGGGGATTGTGTGAATGACTGGACTCACGTGTGCCGAGGCGTGACATATTTCATTTAATAATCGAGTCTCATAAAAGTATAAATGCGTTAGAAAATAAGAGCAGGACTGTAACACACAGAAGCTGATTATTTTTCTACGGCACCAAACAAAATTCCACCGTAGCGTTCCCCTAGAACACCATATGCTGTAAAACATAAGGATACCTTAGTCGTATAACTTTATTGGTGTATCATATCTAATTTGACCGCTggccagaggaaggagaggagcaaCGGCgccgtgtgtttgtttgaatgaaAGGACGAGCAGCCTTCCCCTTTTCCCTGACCTTTGGCCTTCGTGGAGTGTTGCTTCCTGTGGGATCTCGGCATGTGAAAGCACAGGGGTCTGCCTGGCAGGGGCTGCGGGGCGCAGAT
It contains:
- the mafbb gene encoding v-maf avian musculoaponeurotic fibrosarcoma oncogene homolog Bb; the protein is MDFVSDFDLMKFGVKKETMQGIERSFIGPCSQLQRPDSVPSTPGSTPCNSVPSSPNLNLNEQRNNPGGDHFWIPNNGGYPQQMYPQVFGLTPEDAMEALIGATAQQGHPSAPQSHNPPPFQAEYDGYGRLNEPVQMYPGLPSHADMQGIPDGHCQDPYLKDDTGCESPESPEAQQILGAHHHLQGPHSRHDRRSGVESHFSDEQLVSMSVRELNRLLRGLSKDEVMRLKQKRRTLKNRGYAQSCRYKRVQQKHILEHEKSSLVSQVEQLKLELNRLIRERDAYKMKCEKLSGANCYHETGSTSDNPSSPEYSM